A genomic segment from Desulfovibrio aminophilus DSM 12254 encodes:
- a CDS encoding cytosine permease translates to MSREAGASPAPPHEYAACEPVPPQAKSIGFGHMLAIWTGANANNGTWYVGGVVAGASFGGAALATLTANPLAYLVMALVGLIGFRTGVSTMALTRPALGLSGSMLPSLLNVVQLVGWNAVNTFIAAISVTYILHYWIGTPPFGSPGDTGPLLVGLGLMALLNMLSILYGHRSVKVMECLGTVAILALGLWETVLVLRDVPLAAIWRWSPPEGQLMPVGRAVDAMAAFSLGWVPVIADFTRYCRTRSAATLAPVLGANLGLFWFAFVGIICTIAAAVTTGVYDPNLSDPSSTAARLGLGALAFVIILLASVTTNAINIMGAGISMTNCLPRLRAMPALWITALLSVALSLVPLFLASFLESFILFLDGIGMLFGPLFGILLADYFLLRRPYLAAELTNPDGPYRYQRGVRRSAVLAWALAVGGFLAFKQIPAMTDGPGCIFPSLLLAALLHVLLSRPGRGVQPLGLKSE, encoded by the coding sequence GTGAGCCGGGAGGCGGGCGCCTCGCCCGCGCCGCCTCACGAATACGCGGCCTGCGAGCCGGTGCCGCCCCAGGCCAAAAGCATCGGCTTCGGCCACATGCTGGCCATCTGGACCGGGGCCAACGCCAACAACGGCACCTGGTACGTGGGCGGCGTGGTAGCCGGGGCGTCCTTCGGCGGCGCGGCCCTGGCCACGCTCACGGCCAACCCCCTGGCCTACCTCGTCATGGCCCTGGTGGGGCTGATCGGCTTCCGCACCGGCGTCTCGACCATGGCCCTGACCCGTCCGGCCCTGGGGCTCTCGGGCAGCATGCTGCCCTCGCTGCTCAACGTGGTCCAGCTCGTGGGCTGGAACGCGGTGAACACCTTCATCGCGGCCATCTCCGTGACCTACATCCTGCACTACTGGATCGGCACCCCGCCCTTCGGCTCGCCCGGGGACACGGGCCCGCTGCTCGTCGGCCTGGGCCTCATGGCCCTGCTCAACATGCTCTCCATCCTCTACGGGCACCGCTCGGTGAAGGTCATGGAATGCCTGGGCACCGTGGCCATCCTGGCGCTGGGATTGTGGGAGACCGTGCTCGTGCTGCGCGACGTGCCCCTGGCCGCCATCTGGCGCTGGAGCCCGCCCGAGGGCCAGCTCATGCCCGTGGGCCGGGCCGTGGACGCCATGGCCGCCTTCAGCCTGGGCTGGGTGCCGGTGATCGCGGACTTCACCCGCTATTGCAGGACCAGGAGCGCGGCCACGCTGGCGCCCGTCCTGGGGGCCAACCTGGGCCTGTTCTGGTTCGCCTTCGTGGGCATCATCTGCACCATCGCCGCGGCCGTGACCACCGGCGTCTACGACCCCAACCTCTCGGACCCCAGCTCCACGGCCGCGCGCCTGGGCCTGGGGGCCTTGGCCTTCGTCATCATCCTGCTGGCCAGCGTGACCACCAACGCCATCAACATCATGGGCGCGGGCATCTCCATGACCAACTGCCTGCCCCGGCTGCGGGCCATGCCCGCGCTCTGGATCACCGCCCTGCTCTCCGTGGCCCTGAGCCTCGTGCCGCTGTTCCTGGCCTCGTTCCTGGAGTCCTTCATCCTCTTCCTGGACGGCATCGGCATGCTCTTCGGCCCGCTCTTCGGCATCCTGCTGGCCGACTATTTCCTGCTCCGACGGCCCTATCTCGCCGCCGAGCTGACCAACCCGGACGGCCCTTACCGCTACCAACGCGGGGTGCGGCGCTCGGCGGTTCTGGCCTGGGCCCTGGCCGTGGGCGGGTTTCTCGCGTTCAAACAGATTCCGGCCATGACCGACGGACCGGGCTGCATCTTCCCCAGCCTGCTCCTGGCCGCGCTCCTGCATGTGCTGCTGTCCCGCCCCGGCCGGGGTGTTCAACCCTTGGGCCTGAAGTCCGAATAG
- a CDS encoding acyltransferase family protein, whose product MAERRRLLYVDNLRLAMIVLVVLVHCSVTYSGVGNWYFTDPVPQGPVSLLSFIVFQGFSQSFFMGLLFFLAGYYARASLVRKGPREFILGRFGRLGAPALFYMVLINPFIVHTLADMNGIQSRCTLSQYWLVYMGNLSVLSGSGPMWFALALMLFCFVYAGLRAVRPSAAQAPVRAFRPGLAVGLALLCAAGTFLVRLRWPIGTAVLNMQLCFFTQYILLFALGLAAHKNDWLRTLDPRFGGRCLLVAAAGIPVFGAAVWNALGAGGLGPYFGGPTWQSLFMSAWESVSGVCMTLGLVTVLRGRWEKTGSLLKWLADSAFAVYVFHSPLVVGLGRLLEPVQAPALAKFLLLGGLALPLSFGLAWVIRRTPLLRELVKA is encoded by the coding sequence ATGGCTGAGCGGCGGCGACTGCTTTACGTGGACAATCTGCGGTTGGCCATGATCGTCCTTGTGGTTCTGGTCCACTGCTCCGTGACCTACAGCGGCGTGGGCAACTGGTACTTTACGGACCCCGTGCCCCAGGGGCCGGTCTCTCTTTTGTCCTTCATCGTATTTCAAGGGTTCAGCCAATCCTTCTTCATGGGGCTGCTCTTTTTCCTGGCCGGATACTACGCCCGGGCCTCCCTGGTTCGGAAAGGCCCGCGCGAGTTCATTCTGGGCCGTTTCGGACGCCTGGGCGCGCCCGCGCTCTTCTACATGGTGCTCATCAACCCGTTCATCGTCCACACCCTGGCCGACATGAACGGTATTCAGTCCAGATGTACGCTGTCGCAATACTGGCTGGTCTACATGGGGAACCTGTCCGTGCTCAGCGGCAGCGGCCCCATGTGGTTCGCCCTGGCCTTGATGTTGTTCTGCTTCGTCTATGCGGGCCTGCGCGCGGTCCGTCCTTCGGCGGCCCAGGCGCCGGTCCGGGCCTTCCGGCCGGGCCTGGCCGTGGGGCTGGCCCTGCTTTGCGCGGCCGGAACCTTCCTCGTCCGCCTGCGCTGGCCCATTGGGACTGCGGTGCTGAACATGCAACTCTGCTTCTTCACCCAGTACATCCTGCTCTTCGCCCTCGGTTTGGCGGCTCACAAGAACGACTGGCTGCGGACCCTGGACCCCCGTTTCGGCGGGCGGTGCCTGCTGGTGGCCGCGGCCGGGATTCCGGTGTTCGGCGCGGCGGTCTGGAACGCGCTGGGGGCGGGCGGACTGGGGCCGTACTTCGGCGGCCCCACTTGGCAGAGCCTGTTCATGTCCGCCTGGGAATCCGTGTCCGGGGTCTGCATGACCCTGGGACTGGTCACGGTGCTGCGCGGCAGGTGGGAGAAGACGGGATCGCTGCTCAAGTGGCTCGCCGACAGCGCCTTTGCGGTCTATGTGTTCCACTCCCCGCTGGTGGTCGGGCTCGGTCGCCTGCTGGAGCCGGTGCAGGCTCCGGCCCTGGCGAAGTTCCTGCTTCTGGGCGGGTTGGCCCTGCCGCTCAGCTTCGGCTTGGCCTGGGTCATCCGACGCACGCCGCTGCTGCGGGAGCTGGTCAAGGCCTGA